A window of Gloeocapsa sp. PCC 73106 genomic DNA:
CCGAAAAGGGTTGGCCCGATATGGTGTTTACCGCTAACGCAGGGCTAGTATTGGGAGAAAATGTAGTTTTAAGTCGCTTTTTCCATCCAGAAAGACAGGGAGAAGAACCGTACTTTAAGCAATGGTTCGCAGACAATGGTTTTAATGTCTACGAATTGCCCAAAGATTTACCCTTTGAAGGCGCAGGAGATGCGCTATTCGATCGCGAGGGACGTTGGTTATGGGCAGGTTACGGTTTTCGTTCTGAATTAGATTCCCACCCTTATTTAGCCAAATGGTTAGATACAGAAGTTTTATCCTTACGTTTGACCGATGAGAGATTCTATCACTTAGATACCTGTTTTTGTCCCCTTAGTGGTGGGTATTTACTGTATTATCCTGGGGCTTTTGACGGTTATTCCAATCGCTTGATTGAAATGCGTATCCCCGCTGAAAAAAGAATAGCGATCGCCGAAGCTGACGCGACCAATTTTGCCTGTAACGCGGTTAATATCGAGTCACTGGTGATTATGAATCAAGGGAGTGATGGTTTAAAACAGCGCCTTAACTCTTGTGGTTTTGAGGTAATCGAAACACCCCTAACCGAATTTCTTAAAGCAGGGGGTGCAGCTAAATGTCTGACACTGAGAGTCACCGAGCCGATTCTACCCGATGTCCACGCCAATATCAACCTGGAAAGCCGTACCGTGCGTCTGGAAGGACACCTACTCGACGCGGGGATTTTGAACCAAGTATTAGATCTCATCGTAGCTTCTGGAGGTAGTTTCCAAGTTCTCAACTTCAACTTAGGAGAACAACGCGCTAGTACTTCCCAAGCAGAAGTGAAAATTTCAGCGCCATCTCACGACTTGATGGAAGACATCATGACGCAGTTGATCGATTTAGGGGCTGTAGCACCACCTCAAGAAGTGTGCGATAGTAACCTGGAACTGGTAACAAAAGCGGGAGTAAGTCCAGAAGACTTCTACGTGACGACTATTTACCCCACAGAAGTAAGAGTAAACTGTCAGTGGGTAAAAGTGCAAAATCAACGTATGGATGCGGCGATCGCCGTCAACGACAGTCCCAGTGGACCAGTAGCCCGTTGTAAACTCCTCAGAGATCTCGAAGTAGGAGATAAGGTAGTAGTAGGGGTAGAAGGAATCAGAAGCGGACGTAAAAACCTCAGTCGCGAGTCTCAAGCTACCCCCGAATTCAGCTTCATGGGTGCGGGTGTATCGAGTGAGCGTCGGGTGGAATTACTCGTAGAACAGATCGCCTGGGAAATGCGCCATATTCGCGACCGAGGTGGTAAGGTAGTAGTAACCGCCGGTCCCGTGGTTATTCATACCGGAGGCGCACAACATCTAGCCAAACTAATTCGAGAAGGTTATGTACAAGTCCTCCTAGGAGGTAACGCGATCGCCGTCCACGACATGGAACAAGCCCTAATGGGAACCTCCCTAGGTGTTGATATGCAGCGTGGTATACCTGTTCTCGGTGGACATCGTCACCATTTGAAAATAATTAACAAGATTCGCAGTTACGGTAGTATTCCTGAAGCCGTCGCCCAAGGCCTACTCACCCAAGGCGTCATGTACGAGTGCGTACGCAATCAAGTGCCTTTTTGCCTCGCGGGTTCGATTCGTGACGATGGACCCCTTCCTGATACAGAAATGGACCTAATCAAAGCCCAAAGTGAGTATTCCCGACTTCTAGAAGGAGCCGATCTAGTACTCATGCTTTCTAGTATGCTTCATTCTATCGGTGTCGGTAACATGACTCCCGCAGGAGTAAAAATGGTTTGCGTAGATATTAACCCCGCAGTGGTGACCAAACTGAGCGATCGCGGTTCCATCGAGTCTGTGGGTATCGTTACCGACGTAGGCTTATTCTTAAGTCTATTGATCCAACAACTGGAAAAATTGACCAGTACCTATAATTTACCTATCTACAACCAAGACAGTAATGAGCGTTTCTAGCCCCTCTCGCACTATTCGTATCGGTTCCCGCAAAAGTCAGCTTGCTTTGGTACAGACTCATTGGGTTCAAGCAGAACTACAAAAGCACTTTCCTGAAATTACGTTTGAAGTGGAAGCAATCAGTACCCAGGGAGATAAAATCCTCGACGTAGCTTTAGCTAAAATCGGAGACAAAGGACTATTTACCAAAGAACTAGAAGTAGGAATGCTTAGCAGAGAAACGGATTTGGCGGTCCATTCTCTCAAAGATCTACCTACTAATCTCCCCGAAGGCTTAATGCTAGGCTGTATCACCACCAGAGTTAATCCCGCTGATGCTTTAGTAGTTAACAGCAAACATCAAGGTCAAAGTTTAGAAACTCTACCCGAAGGGGCGGTAATCGGCACTTCTTCCCTGCGTCGCTTAGCCCAATTACGTCATCATTTCCCCCATCTAGCTTTTAAAGATGTGCGGGGTAATGTTAACACCAGACTAGCTAAACTCGACGCTGGAGAATATGATGGGATTATATTAGCCGTAGCAGGTTTAGAACGCTTAGGAATGAGCGATCGCATTCATCAAGTCATTCCCCCTGAGATTTCCCTCCACGCAGTGGGGCAGGGCGCTTTGGGGATAGAATGTCGAGAGGGAGATACGGAAATTCTCGAAGTAATTAAAGTACTAGAAGATATTCCCACGCGCGATCGCACTCTCGCTGAAAGAGCATTTCTCAGAGAATTAGAAGGTGGATGTCAAGTACCCATCGGCGTTAATACCAGCATCGAAGGCGAAAATCTCACTCTTATCGGGATGGTAGCTAGTCTAGATGGTCAAACACTCATTAAAGATCAAATGACAGGTGAAACCGCAGCAGCAGAAAGCCTCGGACAACAATTAGCCCATAAACTACGTCAACAAGGTGCAGATGCAATCCTCGCTGAAATTTTCGCCCAAATCCAGCGGCAATAACTACGATTGGATAGTTATCGGTGCAGGTATCACGGGTGCTTGTTTAGCTTACGAATTAGTTAAGCAAGGACTAAAAGTGCTCTTACTTGATCGCGAATTAACTCCCCCCAACGCGACGCGCTATAGCTACGGGGGGTTAGCCTATTGGTACGGTACCACCCCACTAACGCGTCAACTCTGCGCCGAGGGTATTGAGTTGCACCGCAATCTGAGCGATGAATTAGACGCAAATACCGAATTTAGAGAGATAGATCTACTCCTGACTATTCCCAAGGGAGAAGTTTATCAGCAAGATTATGATCATTTTGCCATCAAACCAGAACTTTTAGATCTAGATCAAGCCCTAGTAAAAGAACCTAGGTTAAATCCAGAGGCGATCGCCGGTGTGCTTCGATTCCCCCACGGTCAAATTAATCCCTTAGCTACTACCCAAGCTTATCAGCGCGCCTTTTCTCGTTTGGGTGGAGAGTTCAAAATTGAAGGAGTTTCGCAATTAAAACGCCTAGGTAACTCCATAGATGGGGTGGTAACTAGCCAGAATTACTACTCGGCTGCTAATACCGTCGTTTGTGCAGGGGGTTTCAGTGTCGCTCTACTACAACGGTCGGGAATTCCCTACCCAGTTAATTTTACTCACTCTCAAGTAATCGTCACTCCTCCGGTAGATATCCGGTTACAGAGTCTGATTATGCCCGCTAGTCTCCAAAGATTCCAGTTAGAAAAAGATCAAAACCTAGATCCTCTTCTAGATGTGGGGGCTATTTCCTTTCCCGATGGTCATTTTCTTCTGGGTCAAATTAGTGCAATTAACTCCGATCCTGAGGCGATTCTTGATAGTATTGAGGGTGAAACTCGTATTAGAGAGGGAATTAGAGCGATACTCCCTTCTCTAGCGGACTTACCCGGTACCCTATATAACTGTTTAGTCGCTTTTGCTGATCCCAATCAACCCCTGGTAGGACCTCTCGAGGATTATCCGGGACTACATCTATTTACTGGTTTTACCTTTACCTTAGTTTTGGCTCCACCTCTAGCCAGACATTTCGCTTTAAGAGCGATCGGTAACATTGAACCCATATGGGAACTTATGAACGCCTAAAACTCCAAATGATGCTCTCAAAGAGTGAGCTTAAAAGGATTAGAAAGATAGAGAAAAAGAAGGGCAAAACCCTTGACAAATTCCTGCTGATATTCTAGACATAAAAGTACGCAAAAGAGCGATATAACAAAGGCGAAAGAAATTTGGAAAAGGTACAAAAATGAAGCTGAAAGATATGCACGAAACCTTGGATGGTGATTTACAAGATCCAGAGTATGTGGCTCTTTACTTAAATGATGCTCTCCATGAAGGATCATCAGAAGAGTTTCTTCTCGCTCTGAGAAACACTATTCAGATCACTCAAGGAATGAGCCAGATAGCTACTGAAACGGCTCTAGAAAGGGAAAGTCTCTATAAGACACTTTCGGAGTCTGGAAATCTTCGCTTTTCCACAGTTTATAAGGTAGTCTCATCTCTCGGATTTCAAATCTCAATTGAGCCCATCAGCTAAGATAATGTCAGATGTTTTAAAGCCAGATTTGCTTAAAGAATGGTTAGACAAAATTGAAATAGCTAACCACCACAATATTTTCTGTCACTGTCGCGCTTGTGGATGGGAGTGGATTGATTCTAATCTTGAAGCTATTTGTAAATGTGGTAGTTCTGATTTAGAAACGATCGCTTGTTGGCAATTTCCTGATGATTAATTTAGTGGTAACACATCTTCTGCAGGTTCCTTCAGAAACTCACAGGAACTTGATACTTCCAGAGGAATAAGAGCTATTTTTACTTCTCGGTTAAGTGCGTGAGCAATTAGTATGATCCATATCTTAATGACGGTGCTGAGTAGATTTCGCGCAAATGCTTATCCACGCTCAACAGGTGATATCAATTTTAAAATTTACCATCGCCAGTATCTTATTATATAATGGACGGCCCTTCGCCAATAAATTGTGAAAGAACAACCAGATTATCAAATACGGGAATTGGCTTTTTTAGCTTTGCGTCAAATTTATCATAGGGGTGCTTATAGTGATATAGCCTTAGAAAGAGTCTTAAACTCCCGAGATTTGAGTCCTAAAGCCAAAAATCTCGTCTGTGAATTGGTTTATGGAGTGGTGCGACGTCAGAGGTATCTAGACGCTCTAATCGACCAATTGGGTCAAAAAAAAGCTCAGCAACAACCCCCAGATTTGAGAATTATTCTGCATTTGGGTTTATACCAACTCTGTTATTTAGAAAAGATAATAGGAGCGATCGCCGTTAGTAGCAGCGTAGAATTAGCGAAAAAATTCGGCTTAACTGGGTTATCTGGAGTAGTCAATGGGTTACTCAGAAGCTATCAACGCTCCCATAATCCCTTGGTTTTACCCGATGATCCCGTCCAACGTTTGGGAATTTTACATAGCTTTCCTGATTGGATAGTGGCTAATTGGCTCGATGTTTTGGGTTTGGAGGAAACAACCCAACTGTGTCAATGGTTCAATCAGTCTCCTAGCTTAGATCTGCGCGTGAATATTCTTAAAACTTCTGTTGATAAAATGGCTACAATTTTAATCGAACAGGGTTTAGCAGTAACTAAATTAGAAACCGTACCCCAAGGATTGAGAATCAATGGTCCTCGAGGCTCTATTCAACAGCTTCCAGGTTATGATCAGGGTTGGTGGGTAGTCCAAGATAGTAGCGCTCAATTGGTAACCCATCTGTTAGATCCTCAACCGGGGGAAAAGATTATCGACGCTTGCGCTGCTCCAGGTGGTA
This region includes:
- a CDS encoding addiction module antidote protein, which encodes MKLKDMHETLDGDLQDPEYVALYLNDALHEGSSEEFLLALRNTIQITQGMSQIATETALERESLYKTLSESGNLRFSTVYKVVSSLGFQISIEPIS
- a CDS encoding TIGR00300 family protein — encoded protein: MTESIRFLMCAPDHYDVDYVINPWMEGNIHKSSRQKAVDQWQKLYYIIKEHSIVELVIPEKGWPDMVFTANAGLVLGENVVLSRFFHPERQGEEPYFKQWFADNGFNVYELPKDLPFEGAGDALFDREGRWLWAGYGFRSELDSHPYLAKWLDTEVLSLRLTDERFYHLDTCFCPLSGGYLLYYPGAFDGYSNRLIEMRIPAEKRIAIAEADATNFACNAVNIESLVIMNQGSDGLKQRLNSCGFEVIETPLTEFLKAGGAAKCLTLRVTEPILPDVHANINLESRTVRLEGHLLDAGILNQVLDLIVASGGSFQVLNFNLGEQRASTSQAEVKISAPSHDLMEDIMTQLIDLGAVAPPQEVCDSNLELVTKAGVSPEDFYVTTIYPTEVRVNCQWVKVQNQRMDAAIAVNDSPSGPVARCKLLRDLEVGDKVVVGVEGIRSGRKNLSRESQATPEFSFMGAGVSSERRVELLVEQIAWEMRHIRDRGGKVVVTAGPVVIHTGGAQHLAKLIREGYVQVLLGGNAIAVHDMEQALMGTSLGVDMQRGIPVLGGHRHHLKIINKIRSYGSIPEAVAQGLLTQGVMYECVRNQVPFCLAGSIRDDGPLPDTEMDLIKAQSEYSRLLEGADLVLMLSSMLHSIGVGNMTPAGVKMVCVDINPAVVTKLSDRGSIESVGIVTDVGLFLSLLIQQLEKLTSTYNLPIYNQDSNERF
- the hemC gene encoding hydroxymethylbilane synthase, producing MSVSSPSRTIRIGSRKSQLALVQTHWVQAELQKHFPEITFEVEAISTQGDKILDVALAKIGDKGLFTKELEVGMLSRETDLAVHSLKDLPTNLPEGLMLGCITTRVNPADALVVNSKHQGQSLETLPEGAVIGTSSLRRLAQLRHHFPHLAFKDVRGNVNTRLAKLDAGEYDGIILAVAGLERLGMSDRIHQVIPPEISLHAVGQGALGIECREGDTEILEVIKVLEDIPTRDRTLAERAFLRELEGGCQVPIGVNTSIEGENLTLIGMVASLDGQTLIKDQMTGETAAAESLGQQLAHKLRQQGADAILAEIFAQIQRQ
- a CDS encoding 16S rRNA (cytosine(967)-C(5))-methyltransferase, with the protein product MKEQPDYQIRELAFLALRQIYHRGAYSDIALERVLNSRDLSPKAKNLVCELVYGVVRRQRYLDALIDQLGQKKAQQQPPDLRIILHLGLYQLCYLEKIIGAIAVSSSVELAKKFGLTGLSGVVNGLLRSYQRSHNPLVLPDDPVQRLGILHSFPDWIVANWLDVLGLEETTQLCQWFNQSPSLDLRVNILKTSVDKMATILIEQGLAVTKLETVPQGLRINGPRGSIQQLPGYDQGWWVVQDSSAQLVTHLLDPQPGEKIIDACAAPGGKTTHIAELMGDVGEVWAIDRSFKRLKKVQENLDRLQLNSISLHHLDSSTSELPQECDRVLVDAPCSGNGTLHKRPDLRWRQTPEEIPNLVALQRQILNQAATWVKPGGKLVYATCTLNPPENEDIIQSFLANHSQWSILPPSPDSFLSLFVTPEGWIKIWPHRQQMDGFFMVRLEKCYHSSV
- a CDS encoding FAD-binding oxidoreductase — its product is MQSSLKFSPKSSGNNYDWIVIGAGITGACLAYELVKQGLKVLLLDRELTPPNATRYSYGGLAYWYGTTPLTRQLCAEGIELHRNLSDELDANTEFREIDLLLTIPKGEVYQQDYDHFAIKPELLDLDQALVKEPRLNPEAIAGVLRFPHGQINPLATTQAYQRAFSRLGGEFKIEGVSQLKRLGNSIDGVVTSQNYYSAANTVVCAGGFSVALLQRSGIPYPVNFTHSQVIVTPPVDIRLQSLIMPASLQRFQLEKDQNLDPLLDVGAISFPDGHFLLGQISAINSDPEAILDSIEGETRIREGIRAILPSLADLPGTLYNCLVAFADPNQPLVGPLEDYPGLHLFTGFTFTLVLAPPLARHFALRAIGNIEPIWELMNA